The Humulus lupulus chromosome 3, drHumLupu1.1, whole genome shotgun sequence genome window below encodes:
- the LOC133825697 gene encoding uncharacterized protein LOC133825697, which yields MTAAPPPHGGGSVRSFSGFRSPKDKECNGGDGALVGLDRCRWWSNVSVAKVGDRRGLKGDEWSILGSVGLFPSKKTKIQILKDVSRRVKPSRMTLLLGPPGARKMTLLLALAGKLDQDLRVWLDF from the exons ATGACGGCGGcgccaccaccccacggtggtggttcgGTTCGATCCTTTAGTGGGTTTCGAAGCCCAAAGGACAAGGAATGCAATGGTGGTG ATGGTGCTTTGGTGGGGCTAGATCGGTGCAGGTGGTGGTCGAATGTGTCTGTTGCAAAGGTCGGGGACAGACGGGGACTGAAGGGTGACGAATGG AGTATTCTTGGATCTGTGGGGTTATTTCCATCGAAGAAGACAAAAATTCAGATACTTAAAGATGTCAGTAGAAGAGTCAAACCTTCCAG GATGACTCTACTTCTAGGCCCTCCTGGAGCACGGAAAATGACCTTGTTGCTAGCGCTAGCAGGAAAGCTTGATCAAGATTTGAGGGTCTGGCttgatttttaa